In Gimesia chilikensis, one DNA window encodes the following:
- a CDS encoding carboxypeptidase-like regulatory domain-containing protein, giving the protein MYRLSLFSCLLVSVLLAQGCSGDPNVRPAVEISGSVTLDGAPLQQASIQFTSSKSGESAYANLDENGNYSVSFPQADVGSAYEVTISPPVVEEENAMALAEKPQEKSTVKIPAKYTKRTTSGLIAQVNEPGENKANFELKSK; this is encoded by the coding sequence ATGTATCGTCTATCACTTTTCAGTTGCCTGCTGGTTTCTGTGCTGCTGGCTCAGGGTTGTTCGGGAGATCCGAATGTCCGGCCTGCAGTAGAGATCTCAGGATCCGTGACCCTCGATGGAGCGCCGTTGCAACAGGCCAGCATCCAGTTCACCTCGTCCAAATCCGGCGAAAGTGCGTACGCCAATCTGGATGAGAACGGAAATTATTCGGTCTCTTTTCCCCAGGCAGATGTCGGCTCTGCATATGAAGTCACCATCAGTCCGCCTGTCGTCGAAGAAGAAAACGCGATGGCCCTCGCGGAAAAGCCGCAGGAAAAATCGACCGTAAAGATTCCCGCGAAATACACGAAGCGCACCACCAGTGGTCTGATCGCCCAGGTCAATGAACCGGGTGAGAACAAAGCCAACTTTGAGTTGAAGAGTAAGTAA
- a CDS encoding cupin domain-containing protein, whose translation MDHITRPQEQDEYYFEEGCYILEMSSPNVDPEVSLARARVEPGKRTRFHRLKGTFERYIMLSGTGLVEVGDYEPTEVYPGDVVRIPPDTDQRITNIGEDDLVFLVVCNPHFLRSCYTDSEDLRTSGS comes from the coding sequence ATGGACCACATCACCCGCCCCCAGGAACAAGACGAATACTACTTTGAGGAAGGGTGCTATATCCTGGAGATGTCCAGCCCGAATGTGGATCCTGAAGTCTCCCTGGCCCGGGCCCGCGTCGAGCCTGGCAAGCGAACCCGGTTCCATCGCCTCAAGGGGACCTTCGAGCGCTACATCATGCTTTCTGGTACCGGACTGGTCGAAGTGGGCGACTACGAACCCACGGAAGTCTACCCGGGTGATGTTGTGAGAATCCCACCTGACACTGATCAGAGAATCACCAATATTGGTGAAGACGACCTGGTATTTCTCGTCGTCTGTAATCCGCATTTCCTCCGCTCCTGCTATACAGACTCAGAAGATCTCCGCACGTCGGGGTCATAA
- a CDS encoding tetratricopeptide repeat protein: MTEPDLSTTDRRLRRLFLLIVTASFVLTPIAAPDVWWQLSRGQTVLAELAVPGPILAAGNPTAEADWLGGFPFFMSWLIAGFSGLMLLKFCSVFLLLYLLMRRFEPQLQWAAFALALVTLLAANAAWQPTPRLWDCWLLFLTWIATVRWSQSPTKQNAVLVLISLVVWANLAPLCLLGIAVVAIVPWLTGIQTEPTVTRKQSGLLVAASAFALMLTPRGWFTLSDSLTQLLPGLFYARDLLATTVWQPTFAQGLTVETAGLGILTLVTVCYLIFYSTGWLESFAFLIFAVPAWLNSDAVPPCAIGIALLLGRSLVAHPYPIQLLKTKDLLSPALGRLLLGLGLLLLSGKAAAGTLPGQSQRLGWGLAPELDITLLNQAIGPLEYEGTAHCMDITSAGMLCWIKADHKVRPYLTHRQALKQGRLFDELSLNAELSDGWMLQKPRMNGGWGGWWVRLKDRNCQLLLVPNGQTRTIRALFDSRWQPMSVDAAVIPYGWSGELLSTPQIIKLLPVKEFLNRQQWTYSLPDPSGTPDCADWWGMLTGSPNLKPALLQARTFRAMQLYTAALRVLHPLLQHYDSPEVRREFELCQKELAYQEQLDTGAPSQLRLQAYQQTSPTDAFPLTQAGPGIKGDHSPPEKVSETLARAINEYIHGDCSEAIAALTADDSESLYAKAQIQLESGDPANAASTFRQLIEQHPQDRLVVPSQNMLDALQ; encoded by the coding sequence ATGACTGAACCTGACCTGTCGACAACAGATCGGAGACTGCGCCGCCTGTTTCTGCTGATCGTCACCGCCAGTTTCGTACTGACGCCAATTGCTGCGCCGGACGTCTGGTGGCAGTTGAGCCGGGGACAGACAGTGTTGGCCGAGCTGGCAGTTCCGGGGCCAATCCTGGCGGCAGGCAATCCGACAGCGGAAGCAGACTGGCTGGGCGGGTTCCCTTTCTTTATGAGCTGGCTGATCGCCGGCTTTTCGGGACTGATGCTGCTCAAGTTCTGCAGCGTCTTTCTGTTACTCTATCTCCTCATGCGACGGTTTGAGCCTCAACTGCAATGGGCCGCTTTTGCGCTGGCTCTGGTCACGCTGCTGGCTGCGAATGCTGCCTGGCAACCAACGCCCCGACTCTGGGACTGCTGGCTTCTCTTTCTGACCTGGATCGCCACGGTCCGCTGGAGCCAGTCCCCGACGAAACAGAATGCGGTCCTCGTGCTCATCTCCCTGGTGGTGTGGGCCAATCTCGCACCACTCTGCCTGTTAGGAATCGCTGTGGTCGCAATCGTCCCCTGGCTGACCGGCATCCAGACCGAGCCCACAGTCACCCGCAAGCAGTCTGGTCTGCTTGTTGCCGCATCCGCATTTGCGCTGATGCTCACCCCACGTGGCTGGTTTACGCTCTCCGATTCACTGACTCAGCTCCTCCCCGGTCTGTTCTATGCCCGAGACCTGCTGGCCACAACGGTCTGGCAGCCGACGTTCGCACAGGGACTGACAGTCGAAACAGCCGGGCTGGGAATTCTCACTCTGGTCACCGTGTGTTACCTCATTTTTTACTCCACCGGCTGGCTGGAAAGTTTTGCATTCCTGATCTTCGCTGTTCCGGCCTGGCTGAATTCAGATGCCGTTCCCCCTTGCGCGATTGGCATCGCCCTGCTGCTGGGACGCAGCCTGGTAGCACATCCCTATCCAATCCAACTGCTCAAAACCAAAGATCTGCTCTCGCCTGCTCTGGGACGCCTGCTACTGGGACTCGGGTTGCTTCTGCTCAGCGGGAAAGCGGCAGCCGGAACGCTCCCCGGTCAGTCACAGCGACTGGGCTGGGGCCTCGCTCCCGAGCTGGATATCACGCTGCTGAACCAGGCGATCGGACCACTCGAATATGAGGGAACGGCCCACTGCATGGATATCACTTCTGCAGGCATGTTGTGCTGGATCAAGGCGGATCATAAAGTTCGTCCCTACCTCACACACAGACAGGCGCTGAAACAGGGACGCTTATTCGACGAACTCTCCCTGAACGCGGAGCTGTCTGACGGCTGGATGTTGCAGAAGCCACGCATGAATGGCGGCTGGGGGGGCTGGTGGGTCCGCCTCAAAGATCGGAACTGTCAGCTGCTGCTGGTTCCTAACGGTCAGACGCGAACGATTCGTGCCTTGTTTGACAGTCGCTGGCAGCCGATGTCAGTCGACGCGGCAGTCATTCCCTATGGCTGGTCGGGTGAATTACTCAGTACACCGCAGATCATCAAGCTGCTCCCCGTCAAAGAGTTTCTGAATCGCCAGCAGTGGACCTATTCCCTGCCCGATCCGAGTGGCACACCAGACTGTGCTGACTGGTGGGGTATGCTGACCGGCTCTCCCAATCTGAAACCGGCGCTGCTGCAGGCGCGAACCTTTCGCGCGATGCAACTTTATACAGCCGCATTGCGTGTGCTGCATCCACTGCTGCAGCACTACGACTCTCCTGAAGTCAGACGGGAGTTCGAACTCTGTCAGAAGGAACTGGCTTACCAGGAACAGCTCGACACGGGTGCTCCCAGCCAGTTGCGCCTGCAGGCCTATCAGCAGACCAGTCCGACAGATGCATTCCCTCTTACCCAGGCAGGTCCGGGAATCAAAGGTGACCACAGTCCGCCCGAAAAAGTATCAGAAACTCTCGCGCGGGCAATCAACGAATACATTCATGGCGACTGTTCCGAAGCGATCGCCGCTTTGACTGCAGATGACAGTGAGAGCCTGTATGCGAAAGCGCAGATTCAGTTGGAATCCGGCGATCCCGCGAATGCCGCGTCAACTTTTCGTCAGTTAATTGAACAGCATCCCCAGGACCGACTGGTCGTCCCCAGTCAGAACATGTTAGATGCCCTGCAATGA
- a CDS encoding multiheme c-type cytochrome, with product MIQKYPFLIPLSILLLACLSGAGLFLYGSQQKTEFVPHVRSVHQPVPSRSCCECHDKFCQQFEGAPHLRTLRKATDPGVLEKFVDREVTLKENGHTYRFFKEDDALWVDCDSYPAPVRIDWVFGSGMHAMTPVSLFPNEKGESELLQHIVSWYPSGKLGITLGLQELVHEQTGINALGEVSDHAKTQNCFGCHAAWLGDSPGKIKSDAIIPGVSCVRCHLNGEEHIKAVERGDKDLKLTKWSSLTPLESINRCGECHRRFDQLEADEIHPANDLLYRFAPVGMSQSPCFLKQTDVKLADGKTARFDCTTCHNPHQQASRDPDYYRQICLNCHSDLKDHAPVCSKESMQSQCLQCHMPAVEVHDNLSFTDHWIRVRERDKERFPEFQMRQAK from the coding sequence ATGATCCAGAAGTACCCGTTTCTCATCCCCCTGTCGATCCTGTTACTGGCCTGCCTGTCAGGTGCCGGCCTGTTTCTGTACGGATCACAGCAGAAAACGGAGTTCGTTCCGCATGTCCGTTCGGTGCATCAGCCGGTCCCATCGCGTTCCTGCTGTGAGTGTCACGACAAATTCTGTCAGCAGTTCGAAGGCGCCCCTCATCTGCGGACCCTCCGCAAAGCCACCGATCCAGGCGTACTTGAAAAATTTGTTGACCGGGAAGTCACCCTCAAAGAGAACGGGCATACTTACCGGTTCTTCAAAGAAGATGATGCGCTGTGGGTCGACTGCGACAGTTATCCGGCACCTGTCCGAATCGACTGGGTCTTCGGTTCCGGCATGCATGCGATGACACCGGTATCGCTGTTTCCGAATGAAAAGGGAGAGTCAGAACTGCTGCAGCACATCGTCTCCTGGTATCCCTCCGGCAAACTGGGAATCACACTCGGTCTGCAGGAACTGGTCCATGAACAGACTGGCATCAATGCGCTGGGGGAAGTCAGCGACCATGCTAAAACGCAGAACTGCTTTGGCTGTCACGCGGCCTGGCTGGGTGATTCGCCAGGTAAAATCAAATCTGATGCGATCATCCCGGGGGTCTCATGTGTCCGCTGTCACTTGAATGGCGAAGAACACATTAAAGCCGTCGAACGAGGCGATAAAGATCTCAAATTGACCAAGTGGAGTTCATTGACACCTCTGGAGTCGATCAATCGCTGTGGAGAGTGCCATCGCCGCTTCGATCAACTGGAGGCGGATGAAATTCATCCTGCGAATGATCTGCTCTATCGTTTTGCCCCCGTGGGAATGTCTCAGAGCCCCTGCTTCCTGAAACAGACCGACGTCAAACTGGCGGACGGCAAAACGGCCCGCTTTGACTGTACCACCTGTCACAATCCGCATCAGCAGGCCAGCCGCGATCCGGATTATTACCGCCAGATCTGCCTGAACTGTCACAGCGATCTCAAGGATCATGCACCGGTGTGCTCTAAAGAGTCGATGCAAAGTCAGTGTCTGCAATGTCATATGCCGGCAGTGGAAGTTCACGACAACCTCTCCTTTACCGACCACTGGATACGAGTCCGCGAGCGCGACAAAGAACGCTTCCCCGAATTTCAGATGCGGCAGGCGAAATGA
- a CDS encoding LamG-like jellyroll fold domain-containing protein, which translates to MKPTLAPLLLACLALLIPERSYAELQVGATIMDVTPVKLPVLVNGSMKSRSVDKVYTKVNARAIVVADGEDRLAIVVVDSCMMTRPFLDEVKKLAAQKTRIPADHMLISATHAHSVPSSMGCLGTSADPEYTPFLRGKLVDAIVAAEAKLEPAQIGWGVGNAAKFTALRRWIKRPDRISNDPFGNPTVRATMHAGRNWDDVIGESGPEDPDLSLISFQSKDGRPIALLANFSMHYFGAPSLSADYFGLYCNGLQEEIGKKLPKDAPEFVAIMSHGCSGDIYRRDYTKPQDQWSFTDDINEYSSELVKLTMGIYKNITYRKDADVEMAENRMQLNYRVPDKQLLEWSQRIVEKMGDKLPETQEEIYAREQIMLHESQSTEVVTQALRIGDIAIATTPNETYALSGLKVKAQSPLPQTMVIELANGGDGYIPPPEQHLLGGYNTWAARSAGLEVLAEPRIVESDIELLEKVSNQPRRFYEQSRGPAVETILGFKPSAYWRLDEFNGPRARDLSGNQRDGIYEPAIAYFLEGARSKSFCTGTETNRAVHFAGNRLQTRVNDLGDQFTVSLWIWNGIPLDARDISGWMFSQGPNHGLAAYGDHLGLGGKQHPGKLVYMNGTDRKLHAGKTAVERWTWNHVALVRDGDKLTVYLNGKPEIELESKPGASGVLLEQLFFGGRTDNDSNWEGRLDEIAVFDRALNAGEVSQLAK; encoded by the coding sequence ATGAAACCGACTCTCGCCCCCCTCCTGCTCGCCTGCCTTGCTTTGCTGATCCCGGAACGTTCCTACGCGGAACTGCAGGTCGGCGCCACCATCATGGATGTTACCCCGGTGAAACTCCCCGTCCTCGTTAATGGCAGCATGAAGAGCCGCAGCGTCGATAAGGTATATACCAAAGTCAATGCCCGGGCGATCGTCGTCGCCGATGGCGAAGACCGCCTGGCAATCGTCGTCGTTGACAGTTGCATGATGACGCGTCCCTTTCTGGATGAAGTCAAAAAACTGGCCGCACAGAAAACCAGGATCCCGGCCGACCATATGTTGATCTCCGCCACCCACGCACACTCGGTCCCTTCCAGCATGGGCTGCCTGGGAACCAGTGCCGATCCGGAATACACGCCTTTCCTCCGCGGTAAGCTGGTCGATGCCATCGTTGCAGCCGAAGCAAAACTGGAACCGGCTCAGATTGGCTGGGGTGTCGGGAACGCCGCCAAGTTCACTGCCCTGCGTCGCTGGATCAAGCGTCCCGATCGCATCAGCAACGATCCTTTCGGCAACCCGACCGTACGGGCCACCATGCATGCAGGTCGGAACTGGGATGATGTCATCGGCGAATCCGGTCCCGAAGATCCTGATCTGTCCCTGATCTCGTTTCAGTCGAAAGACGGTCGTCCGATCGCTTTACTGGCCAACTTTTCCATGCACTACTTTGGTGCCCCTTCACTGAGTGCCGACTACTTTGGTCTCTACTGTAATGGTCTGCAGGAAGAAATCGGTAAAAAACTGCCCAAGGATGCCCCCGAGTTTGTAGCGATCATGTCGCACGGCTGCAGCGGTGACATTTACCGCCGCGACTACACCAAGCCGCAGGATCAGTGGTCATTCACCGATGACATCAATGAATACTCCAGTGAGCTCGTTAAACTGACCATGGGCATCTATAAAAACATCACGTATCGCAAAGACGCCGACGTTGAAATGGCCGAGAACCGGATGCAGTTGAACTATCGGGTTCCCGACAAACAGCTGCTCGAATGGTCTCAGCGGATCGTCGAGAAAATGGGCGATAAGTTGCCCGAAACACAAGAAGAGATCTACGCTCGCGAACAGATCATGCTGCACGAAAGCCAGTCAACCGAGGTCGTCACGCAGGCACTCCGCATCGGCGACATCGCGATCGCGACCACCCCCAATGAAACCTATGCCCTTTCCGGGCTGAAAGTCAAAGCACAAAGTCCGCTGCCACAGACCATGGTCATTGAACTGGCTAACGGGGGCGACGGTTACATTCCGCCTCCCGAGCAGCATCTGCTCGGCGGATACAATACCTGGGCCGCCCGTTCCGCAGGCCTCGAAGTCCTGGCCGAACCCCGTATCGTGGAATCGGATATTGAACTGCTTGAGAAAGTTTCCAATCAGCCCCGCCGCTTTTATGAACAGAGCCGTGGTCCTGCTGTGGAAACGATTCTGGGCTTCAAGCCGTCAGCTTACTGGCGACTGGACGAGTTCAATGGTCCCCGGGCCCGCGATCTCTCCGGCAATCAGCGGGACGGCATTTACGAACCGGCCATCGCTTACTTCCTCGAAGGAGCCCGGTCGAAATCGTTCTGCACGGGAACTGAAACCAACCGGGCCGTTCACTTCGCCGGCAACCGTCTGCAGACCCGCGTGAATGACCTGGGCGATCAGTTTACTGTCTCGCTCTGGATCTGGAACGGAATTCCTCTCGACGCCCGCGACATCAGCGGCTGGATGTTCTCACAGGGACCAAACCACGGTCTGGCCGCCTATGGCGATCACCTCGGACTGGGTGGCAAACAGCATCCCGGCAAGCTGGTCTATATGAACGGTACGGACCGCAAACTGCACGCTGGTAAAACCGCCGTCGAACGCTGGACGTGGAATCATGTGGCTCTCGTTCGCGATGGTGACAAGTTGACCGTCTACCTGAATGGCAAACCGGAAATCGAACTCGAATCGAAACCGGGGGCATCCGGCGTGCTGCTGGAACAGCTGTTCTTCGGCGGACGGACAGATAATGACTCTAACTGGGAAGGCCGCCTGGATGAAATCGCGGTCTTCGATCGGGCCCTCAATGCAGGTGAAGTCAGTCAGCTGGCAAAATAA
- a CDS encoding DUF1559 domain-containing protein, whose protein sequence is MLNYPPRVTRKSGFTLIELLVVIAIIAILIALLLPAVQQAREAARRSQCKNNLKQMGLALHNYHDVYLKFPIGSRAPNDGPHNWRFALLPYMDQANIYELAKNSPTSDVDFWEGGGGSYNGDTLLFKDKVITSIYMCPSSSDPAISYANGEPQQGSQSHQYVGIMGAYPDPAARTNVSYETQYNSFATNTGCLLINECKGMRDVTDGSSNTIIIAEQSRISASNPVLKRSDYTSGWAGTSYAGTVSQWIASGAGQHRFGTGVTSVFHSPNPKSTGAEANAQWDWNTPLTSYHTGGVHVLLCDGATRFLSDNADLLLIQKLCVRDDGQTIGEW, encoded by the coding sequence ATGTTGAATTACCCACCGCGCGTCACGCGCAAATCTGGTTTTACGCTCATCGAGCTGCTGGTTGTGATTGCAATTATCGCGATTCTGATCGCCCTGCTCCTGCCCGCTGTGCAACAGGCCCGCGAAGCTGCCCGCCGCAGTCAGTGCAAAAACAACCTGAAACAAATGGGTCTGGCGCTCCACAATTATCACGACGTCTATCTCAAGTTCCCCATCGGGTCCCGTGCCCCCAATGATGGCCCCCACAACTGGCGTTTCGCCCTGCTGCCTTACATGGACCAGGCAAATATTTACGAACTCGCCAAGAACAGCCCGACCAGCGACGTTGATTTCTGGGAAGGCGGAGGCGGCTCTTACAATGGTGACACACTGCTCTTCAAAGACAAAGTCATCACTTCCATTTACATGTGCCCTTCCAGTTCAGACCCGGCCATCAGCTATGCCAATGGCGAACCACAGCAGGGTTCCCAGTCGCATCAGTATGTCGGCATCATGGGTGCTTACCCTGACCCCGCAGCGCGCACGAACGTCTCTTACGAAACTCAGTATAACAGCTTTGCCACTAACACAGGCTGTCTGCTGATCAACGAGTGCAAAGGCATGCGGGACGTGACCGATGGTTCATCGAATACGATCATCATCGCCGAACAGTCGCGGATCTCAGCCAGCAATCCGGTTCTGAAGCGGTCTGATTACACATCAGGCTGGGCAGGCACCAGCTATGCAGGTACCGTCAGTCAGTGGATTGCCAGCGGAGCCGGGCAGCATCGTTTCGGTACCGGAGTGACGTCGGTCTTCCACAGTCCCAATCCGAAATCGACGGGTGCGGAAGCCAATGCACAATGGGACTGGAACACCCCCTTAACTTCCTACCACACCGGCGGCGTGCATGTGCTGCTCTGCGACGGAGCAACCCGTTTCCTGAGCGACAACGCAGACCTGTTACTGATCCAGAAACTGTGTGTCCGCGATGACGGCCAGACCATCGGCGAGTGGTAA